The genomic DNA CATTCAAGACTGTTAGAAAATATGTACctgataaaaatgaaaacttaggGAGTGTCATGTGCCTTGAAAAGTTTGACATAGGAGGGGTGGCCTATCTTTTGGTCGGTTATGAGAGTGGTAAGACtacaaatttagattttactcTTGAATTTTGACTTTGATAAGGTTTTTTGTTTATAGAATTGTAGTATTATGAGATTTCttactaattaattttggtattcatttttaatgtaatatttattcataattaaaaatatatgattgaTTGTATGTGTTTGTGGATGTGTTGTTGACAGATTTGCTAAGAACCCgaagatttatatatttttttttacgcggggtttttttcttttgagtaaaaagagttaataaaaaaagtatatgtgTATGAGCATGATTCGAAAAGATTGAACAAACTTAAATTagacttcaagtgcctggaatcgAAAAAAACTTTCAATGCCTAAAGGATATggcaaaatatttctaattctcAAAAACTATACAAATAGCATCAAATCCCCggaataagagaaaaaaattaatcctaaaAGCCTGAAAGTTGTGAGAAATTCAATGCCCAGAAAAGATAAGAAACGCCGGCAATTATCTCAAGGCAAAGataattctctttaaaaaaccTGCAACCCAACATTGAAAGTCCAACTCAACattcagttttcttaaattgCATTATAATGTACATGTTGCATTTTGCAAATATACCCCACATAAATATAAAGTGAATAGCGGTACTCCTCAGGTAGCAATCTTgcttcttttttgttttctatttttatcaatgacatATCTGTTAACATTTTAAGCAATAGTCTTCTGTTTGCTGACAACCTAAAGCTATTTCGCCGTGATAACTTAGTGATATTAATTTAATCTACAACTGGTGCAAGATGAATAGGTTAATAGGTTTTCCTTAATATTGTAAAGTGTAAAAAGATGCCgattttttgctgaaaaatgaaATTAGCTTTGACTATACATTAAATGGAAAATTCTTTCTAACTGTGACGATGTTCGTGATTTGTTAGACTTGAATCTGTTCAACGTAAATTTCTGAAACGTATCCCTTTTGAAGTTGATGGAGTTTACCCAGCAGATTCAATATGCTTTCCCTTCATCAGGAAACCATTTGCGCtagtttgctttttcttttcaaattatgtAATGGCCATATTAACTGGCCGGAATTGCTAGCAGCTCTACACTTACTAGAagagaaaacattttttactttacaACATATAGCATTTAACAAAGAAAGAGCCTTTATACAGAGCATGCTCTTGGTTTAACTTTATCCATTTGCATCTGGATGTCGTTGTCTTTAACATGTCTTCTCGACATgttaaaaaattcttgtaaGCCGATTTAGTTAATGTActttttgtgctttttttttaaatatgttatgaTTACCTATTAGAtatgtttttatatatgattattattattttttattatatatgcttatattttcatatattgtcTTAGTGATTAGGATTAGATTCCGGTcagacaataaatatttttgaatttgaatatgtAGTGCAACTTACCACACAACTAGCGAAACCATCAAATTATTGAAGGCACATTTTGATGAACAAATTATCTTGCTGAAACATCAGTTTGCGAACAACGGCCTCTAAAACTGTGCGATTTGATTCAATTCGTTTTTTTGAGTAGTCTTTGGGGGTACTATGTCGACAAACAAAAGcacaaaaaaaaagcattaacaGCAGACTatagataattaaattaaaatgaatgtaTCCAATGATAAAATGAGCATTGCACATTATAATGGTAGTTTATTATGctttaactttaataaactttataGAGAAAGTTTGATATAGTAggataatcaaattttatatttcaaattttcaaatactTAATCCTCCGAGTCATCATAACCCTTTGGAACAGTGTTGGATTGTaaacatgaaaataaaaacgTCTTACTTTGGACCCCTTTATCGCCTTTAAGGGACCAATTTAAGCATGTGTATTGAAGACCTAGAAAACTCAATATCAAATTGTTTCTttcagtttaatttaataaattttttggtgTTTACTTAAACATCGACCtcttattaacaaataatgcaaggacttttatttttcagaaatttatgaaaaaacatATCCCTCATCAGCTACTAAAGCAACCTACTAGGATCACACATACATCTAATCGTTGACGTCTGAGCTCATTACATTTGAGCCTATTATTTGTTTAGATACACACGTTTTGAATATGTCTGATATATCACTGCTTGATGGTAACTGAACTGGAATTTTCTAAGGCTAAACAATCTTTCAAAAGACCGGCATTTATAGGATTTATATCTGATGTTGAATTAGGCgatggtttcatttttttaaaataacttaactcATCTCTTTAACCGCCATGTGCTCTGGAAAACGCCACGGTTCACTAAAGCTGCTGCCCCCTGGTTAACCGATAATGTTATGTTTATGATAAAGTTaagtaaaaaaactttaacaacgtagaagaaattaaaaacgaaaTCTACTTTAAAGGAGATAAGATAGGCTTATCTTTAGCATAAATTTAAAACGAATCCAAGAGGCTTTTGGTGCCTTCTGCAAAAACTGAATATtaatagtaaacaaaaaagtaCTATTACGGATTTCCCGTGGGTTCACTAAATAAGCACACTTGAACACTTAACACAGCTACGTCAAATTGTGGCTTGTACATTGCCCAAAAAGTCTGGCCGTCAAAAGTTGCAGGCTTTATATTCTTCGAGATGCTGTAATAGCTTAATCCCACCGATGGTTGCCTTTTTATTCGGGTAATTTCGGTCTGTAAGTTGTTTACACAGTCCGTTATGTCCTTCATCTCGTTTCCTATTTTCTGTTCTCctcgaatttcttttatttcatgttttctTTTTGCCCGTTCGCCCATAAAAGCAGCTTGCATTAATTTCTGGAATCTTTCCTCTTGTTCATGCTTTTTTTGGCGTCTTCTTTCCTCATCATGTTGCTGCCGGTTTGCCTCCTCTTGTATTTCCTGTCGCCGTCGCTTTTccattttattcataaattcGGACATGTTCATTTGGTCCATTTCGGTACTTTGCTTTCTTGTGTTTaccatgaaaatttttaattcgttTTCCTGATCCTCTTCAACGTCTGCTCTCTTAATACTTGGACGGATAAAATTTGTTACGGATTTCCCGTGGATTCAATAAATAAGCACACTTGAACACTAAACTTTTATTCACTAATGCACTTATAATCATTTATTGATTAGTTAGCATACTCAATTCACAATTATACACTTAAATTTAACATCGGATCAGGCCAATCAATTTATACCCAATAAGATTCTTCTACTAATTTCTACAATTTTAACAGACTGTTATTTAAGTACAAATATAGACGAatctaaatcaattaaaataattcggCTAAGATAGGGCCGTAGTAAGGCAACTTAGTAACAGTACTAtttaatataatcaaaattACATAACGGGGAGAAGCCAAAGAGTTTGTATTGGATCACAAGCTTCTACTTATTTCCATGTCCAGAAAGGTGTTCCTCAAGGGTCAATCTTTTGACAACTTCTATTTTCCTTATATTTGACTTTCATagttatttagtaaattttaattgtcatcaatatgcggatgacacttaaatttatttctcattttttaaCTTAACGTAAACCACCCTGCGGCAAGTATCAAGTTTGATCTTTTATCTAATATGAAATATCCAAGGCTAACAAGCTCATTCCtaataattctaaatttaagCTACTGTTGTTTGGATCTCAGTCTCATGACAATTTCGAAAATTCAAGTTGAGGGCATGATTGGCTCCTTCTGTGCGTGACAAAAATTTAGGAATTTGAATTAACAATAATGATACTTCAGAGTGCTTAgctaaattaaaactattatccACTCGCAAAGATACTCTTCCCTCTAATATTAAGTTAAGATAATGCATCCATTAGTTTtatctacttttttttattgtaatgtaCTCTATTCGCCTAGATTTAATCACAAGGAAAAACAGAGTTAGCAAAGGGTTCAGACTTTCTCTAAAATTTTGGCTACATGGTACAAATGGTATGAAATTTGACCATTTAGTGCTTTTATTCGAAACGTCAAagtgattaaattaaaaaaaaaaatggtatctAGTGCaccatatttaaaatgaataaattgtATTATGGACTCCCACGtatctttttaataaacttgtgtcCCACTCTACCGTCCATGATCGACATACTCGTGACTGCAATATCCTTATCATTCCTAAACACAAGTTATAATGCGCTTAAAACTCTCTCTAGTAAGATAAAATCTGTTTTCCCTCTATCCAACTTgaggaataaaattaaaaagactcTCTTAAAGCTTTCGTAAGAGTCAATCAATTTTTCCGTTATATCGGCTATAGATATAGTACTGGATATTCTATTCAATTATTCATTTTTCAGCCATTAattgactttaattttttctaatattcgtatcttcatattattttttctttgtactagtttttcattatttattttcagttaaaaatattattttatgaaaatatttttagttgcaCGGTTAGATAGAGTAGTTGTGTTAAATCTCGCCATCTGTTCGAATTACtcattttatgtaatttttgcaattaaaaaaacgtttattaatattattttaacttgtTAGTTCTTTGGAGATCACCGATTTATATCTATTCccgaaaaataatttcattcaaCGTAAAATGCATAGAATAAAGTTGGAAATTAGTCTCTGACAAAAAAGTTCACTCAAATTTACTTAATGGTGTAATATACACTATGTAAtgcaactttttaaataatttgtatgaGTGAAGATgtgatttttgttatttaatttcttGCTTAAAAAGtatttccaattaaattttataactatgtaaaattattttatggtaATACAGTGTTggattttaggaaatttaattttgtttgactTCTCTACGGGCAGGCCAGTTTGTCAACTAACATTAAAAGAGTTCATCACGTCCGTCACTTTTGACCCGGTATCTTGCAGAGGTGTTGTTTCCAATTCGTCTAATACGTTACAAGTTTTTAGGTAAATAGTAACTACTTTATTACCGTGTTGAATTGATTCACACACGTTTATTTCCATAGAATCGATCCAGAATGTCTCGAGATGACGTTACAAGCTGAATTGGCTTTGCCGAATGACGGTTGCCAGATTGTCAAGTTTAGACCCGACCATAGACTTTTAATGGCCGGAGGATGGGATGGAAGATTGAGGTATGCCATTTTAAGATTATCgattattttcttatataacttttgcaaaattatgaattcTTACATGAAATACCTCTCTATATTATTAGATCCATGCCCAAAAATGACGTTTTTCTTACTTTTAACACGTCCGTAGATATTTAGAAGGCTATTTCATGTTAAAAAACcgagatttattataaatacaacaAATGTCACTAAAAAGAAGGGTGACTTGCATGAAAAtaaaatcttacataaaaatacatttgtttGCAAAAATCAGTATGAGCGCCTCTGGCAGCCAACACAGCTGTAACCCGACAAAAGGCATAGGGCAGAGGTTTGTAGGTTCTGGTATGGGTTAGGTTTTTTACTGATAAATTCAAAACGACTTCATATTTTCCAAATCCATTGATACTGTTTGAAAGCTAGACTTGTATACTTTATAATgtgatgaaaatttttaaagaaattaaaaaaaaagaatctctTTCTTCATGATAAGTTGCACATTAAAAGAGTCCGATGCATTTCAAATGAACAGGTCGTTGACATTCACAGATTTTATTGAATTCTTAGAagttaatttttgcaataaactgttttaataaataatagaaaagtCAGCAGCTTCGAATAATGATGATTCCTTCTTTGAACATATTTGTTTTAGGATTTATTCATGGAGAACCCTTAGAGTTTTGGCAATTCTTACGGAACACAAGAAACAAATATCCGACGTTCAATTTTCGCCAAATATTGTAAGATACTGGGATTCCAAAATTTTTGCAACAGGTACAGTCTTATCCACACTTTAATATACAGTATTGGCCAAAAGTAGATGagaacacaaaaaattaaaataaaacaggaattttaatattttttgtttgtcatAACAAATTTCTCTCAGTGTAACATAAagcaaatatttagtttttgcaaCGGACAATAAGGTAAGATCGCAAacacattttttgactttttttttgactGGCCAGAAGTAGATGAACAAAACACATGTActgagacatttttattttgtgtattgCTTTCAATATCAGTTTAGCCACTTAATAGTTGTTTAGCCTTTCTGCCATTATGCCACGCGGTATTAAGTTTTCTGAAGACGTGCAGCAGCGTGTAATTGACGCCTACCAAAAAGAAGTCCTGCAATGTGAGAATTCAAGACAATTTCAAATGGGAAGTTCAGCCGTccattacattttaaaaagattttatgaCAAAGAAAATGTTATAGCCAAACCTAAATCTGATCGCCCCCAAAAAGtcgatttaaatttaaaacaaagcgATTCAAAGAATTTCTAAAGAAAATCCATTTTTGTCATCCAACAAAATAAAAGGCAAAATTGAGGAAATGGGATATCAGCCAGTAAGTGCAAGACCATACGGCGGAAACTAGTGGAAATGCAGCTGTTTTCAAGAATACCGACAAATAAACcgctgattaaaaaaaaaattaaaaatgtaaaggtGGGCCATCTATTGGTCCGATTTTGACAGCCTGTCGATAGTGGCGCTGTCAACTTTAGCAGCATATGTTGTTGATTATAGGTTAGTTCTAACCTTCTGCTGAACAAATATAAATCGGTTTTCTTTAGAAGAACGCTTTGAAATACtgaaaacttattttgaatgcCGGTCTCTCATGAGTGAAACAGTGCGAAAATTGCGTACAAAATTTGGAAGAAATCAAGCGTCCACTACGCGTGCTATTGGAAAATTGGTGCGTAAAGTTCGTGAAACTGGGATGGTCGATGCCAGACGTGTGCCGCATACACGTCCGGTGCGTACAGCTGAAGCAATCGCTGCAGTGACCGAAAGTGTTCGTCAAAACCCCAGTACATCGACCCGGCGCAGAAGTCAACAAGTGGCCATTTCACGAACCACTCTGAGGAGGATTTCGTACAAAGACCTCGGTTTTTTGCGTACAAAATCCAACTCATTCAGGAATTGAAACCGAATGACCTTCCACAACGATTACGCTTCGCAGAGTGGACTTAAAATGAGTTGAACGATGACCCAaatttcgcacgaaaaatcaTCTTTTCTGACGAAGCTCATTTTTACCTCGGCGGCTAcgttaacaaacaaaattgcaGAATTTAGGGAACGGACAATCCACACGTCGTCGTACAGAAGTCAATGCATCCAGCCCGAGTCACTGTGTGGTGTGGATTTTGTAGTGGTGCCGTGATTGGTgctttcttttttgaaaatgcaGAAGGTCGCGCCGTGACAGACGATGGTGAACGTTATCGCAACATGATAACTGACTTCTTGTGGCAAGAATTGAAAGATATCGATCTCGACGAAttatggtttcaacaagatggcgcAACTGAAACAGAATATTCGTGCCGCAATTGCCCAAATTGACCAGGAAACAATGGACAAAGTGCTTGAAAATTGGTGTTCCAGGATGACCTACTGCCCAGCCAGCCGTGGCCAACATTTGAATGAAATCATTTTCCACAGTTAATCGGAAGAAACACTGTATCAAATAAAgcaaaattctttgaaaaaaaatcaacttttgtGTATTTAATTATCTAATCAAAATGGGACCAATAGATGGCCCACCCTATAAATGGGTAATATAACATAAGGACTGGACTTTGAATCAATGGAAACGAGTGTGTTTTAGTGACAAAtctaaatacaatttattttcttcGGATAGGATTCGTCATGTCACTAGTCTCCGTAATACCCGTTTGTTACCGAAATATATTCGGCCAACAGTAAAGCACGGTGGGGAGTCAGTTATGATCTGGCAATGTTTCTCGGGATTTGAAGTGGGCCCTCTATACAAAGTAAATGGCATAATGGATAGGTTTATGTATAAAGGtctattacaaaatattttgctaTCTTACCTGGAAGAAAAGATGccattattacataattttcacCATGATTACGACCCAAAACATGCATGACAATTGGTAAAACGGTTTTTAGAAGATGCAAAGATCCCCGTTTTAGAGTGGCCATCTCAATCCCCGGACCTAAACCCAATTGAAAACTTATGGGAAATATTAGATCAACAATTTATGTCAAAagcttataaaaataaagatgatttGTTTGTTGCTTTGAACGACGCCTGGGAAAACATGGATCCTGCAATAATCAAAAGACTTCTTGAGTCTATGCCAAAAAGATTCCTGGAAGTGAGTCGCAATAAGGGTTATTATACAAAGTATTAGTTTAGGTttttttacaagatatttttaagaatcttttttttttaatttggaagttagtagaatttaatttaatttttgttcatcTATTTTTGTCcaaccaataattttttaatattttctaaaaaatgtaatcaacaaaagaagaaaataatgcGCGTTTTATTTACTCAGTTATGTACAAATATAATCaagtgatatttaaaaaaaaaaaatagtaatcgGAAAATAACGctaaagaacaatttttttattatgtgtttCAAACACTTTTGGCCAATATTGTATGTTATTTTGTATAATGAAATATTGTCAagaatgtattattaaaaaaatgaaatctgcccgtaaaaaattatttcattacttCACTACCTTTTAGTCAAGATAACATTCCTATACAAGATGATAAATTAAAGGGTTAAATGATAAATTTccgtaaaaaatattgaatgtgGATCGTCGTGCAAACCTAAacgaaaatttaacaaaaactcaAGGCGCAGTCAGCTAGTTTCAGCGATGTCGCTTATTTAGTTGACGTTAACAAATCTAAGGTACCTCAAGCGGTTGATAGGTACCAGAAAACAGGAGGGTACGACATGCGACCAGTAGCAGGTCGGTCGCTATCAAATAGGCCCGTAGATAATCGATTTTTGATTCTACAAGTTCTTCGTCGAGGGCATGTAACGGCAACTCAACTGCAACATGACTTAGCTGCCATTCGGAATTTGCGGATATCATCAGAAACCGTAAGACACATCACGAGGCAATCTGGATTAAGGGCCAATAAGTATCTGTTATTCGTTCCTCTCACTAGGGAGTACCGGATAGCACGGTTAGCATTCGCAAGAGAATccttaaattgaaatataaatgaTAGGCGTAACATGCTCTTCACAGATGGGTCCAGATTTTGTTGATACTGCTAAGGTCGATGACTACCTGTTTACAGACGAGATGGTGAGCGTTATTTTCAGTGCAATAAaagaccaatttttttcaattttattttatccaattTTGGGAGAGAGGCGGCAGGAGCACTGTTTTGGGTACCCTACaccatatttcaaaaatttcaacttCTTTTGAAAACTTACAGTATAGTGCAGTACTGCTTTTGACCTGTCTAAGGCGTTCGACTGCGTTGACCACCAGCTCCTCCTTAACAAACTtgtatattacaaatttttagtaatattcagtcataaaatattaaatacaaaacatgtatatttattttttttaaatatttcacaatCATACTTTAacaatctatataaaaataaaatatgaatttaccAATGGCCCTCCAGAAATTCTTTGTAATTATAAAATGCAttgtctattaaaaaatctgttaaatatCTGTTAAATTTACTGAGACCGTCTGACAGCAATCGGCAGCTTCCTAAAACATTACAGGTACAACCTAGGTAATTAATTCCTTGCCTTGTGTTCTTTGAAATAGGAAAATAACCGTCTAGATTACTAATAGTTAGTTTTTCTCTATTAGTTTATTAGTAACCTAGCTGTAATCTATAGACGTTGATAAAATCCTATCTGACAGATTGCAGACATTTAGAGTTTGGGGTGTTTTCTTCATCTGAGAAAGTTATACATATCACAAGATTCAATCTGGGGGTTCATCCTTTTTCCtatataaatacttatataaatattatacataaatGATTTTCCTTTAACATAATATGTGAAAGCTCAACTCTCTTGCAAATGACTGTAGGCAGGTTCAAAGGAGTATGCAGTAGAGAGGTTGGGGGTTACGCAGACGAGGTGCAAGGGCTTGCTTTGGTACGAATAGGCTGTTGCTGAATAATGAGAACACTAAGagagttattttttttgctcaGGTATACGAAAAATATCGATGGCGGTCTGGAGTATCAAGTTCCTAGGTGTACATATTGACCCTAATCTTAAGAGCGACTGTTATATTCATAAGCTTTCAAAAAAGCTACGGAGCTTCTTGTTTGCTCTCCGTACTCCTTCAGAGGTGTTTGTCTCTTGATGCCTTAAAAACTGCATATCATGCCCTTTTCCACTCAGTACTGTAGCGGAATGACCTCTACCTTTAACATAGCTTAATCTATTATAAAATCGGGCgcgctaaatattttttttatttgtgggaATGCATGACATTCTTTAAAATCTGCAAGTCCACCCTGATTGTTTCTATGATTATTACTTCCTTTAACATTGTTTAGTAAAGAACTGTGGTGCCTTTTTCCTCCTGGATTACATTATGAAGTTCTAATTTGGGTcagtgttttttattattaaaggtaAGGTTACAACTGCCTCATTACTTTGCTggcaatttaatttctttttcattattaaagGTTTTAAGATTTAAGTTCCGTTTACTAAAGTGAATAAAGTCCGATTTCCTTATATGTATATTTGTGGTTTCTTTGGCCTACCAACTCtggaacaaaaatttaaatattacaatataatGACATATGCTGTATTGGCTTTAGATCATGCATCTCAGACTGGgagaaaatatgtcaaaagtgGCCCGGATTGCCttggaattaatttatttaataatctttCTCATATCAAGGTTCTCCCACTTTATAAATTCTAtcttgaaataaagaaaattcttcTTGAGAGGGGTTTTTATAAGAAACACAAAATTCAATGGactttctaattaatttgtataatattgttcGTTCCCAGTGTTAAGTTTTACCTTGTGTTTTgatgttttatataaatgttttagtttGTAACTATAGATAAGGTTTTCGTCTCCCCTCGGAACTATGTCTAAGTCCATTAGATTGAACCTGGGTGGCCGTCTAAAAAAGACGCGAGCTCCAGATAAgcaggaagaagaagaagaacttttattaattttgagttGTATATATTCTACTATGTATTTTGCACGTAATATATTGAATTTGAATGCACTGGGGAGGAATATCTTTAAGACGCCACACAAAATTGGTACTGCTTGATGGGGGTTCTTTAACTGCCGACTGATACAATTAAGATATTTTGGAACATGTTGTGCCTTATGCTCcctttaatttattgataacGATGTTCTCCTATGTATCTAGAATAGTTACTGAGTATCTTCAGGAGGTCAATATCAGCCAGTATGCAGTATGCAGTCAGTATGCAGTATGCAGCATAGTCAGTATGCAGTCGGGATTTAAATTTGATAGGGCATATTTGGGACTCTGCAGAACGGTGAGATCTAGAAATCTGCTACAGTTATATACAGAttagcataaaaaattatgaggactgaattaatttaatttaaccagTATAAATCCTTAGTATT from Anthonomus grandis grandis chromosome 7, icAntGran1.3, whole genome shotgun sequence includes the following:
- the LOC126738328 gene encoding guanine nucleotide-binding protein subunit beta-like protein 1 isoform X1 encodes the protein MRRFASGDAGILPPDPLYCFRENMGYVHTICFPKRNPNFSDLLLAGTEKGDVYFLDLECNRVQHKQNMGESIQAIHSKVYDIITHEKSGLVKLWAIENNTGYKVQRTFNCYGGFCKSVLIDEQLVLPQDQGSVEAIDLDTFKTVRKYVPDKNENLGSVMCLEKFDIGGVAYLLVGYESGNLILFDFSTGRPVCQLTLKEFITSVTFDPVSCRGVVSNSSNTLQVFRIDPECLEMTLQAELALPNDGCQIVKFRPDHRLLMAGGWDGRLRIYSWRTLRVLAILTEHKKQISDVQFSPNIVRYWDSKIFATGGADGSIALWNVYHSYTY
- the LOC126738328 gene encoding guanine nucleotide-binding protein subunit beta-like protein 1 isoform X3; the protein is MCLVKCFTNAFCLFWCKCNRVQHKQNMGESIQAIHSKVYDIITHEKSGLVKLWAIENNTGYKVQRTFNCYGGFCKSVLIDEQLVLPQDQGSVEAIDLDTFKTVRKYVPDKNENLGSVMCLEKFDIGGVAYLLVGYESGNLILFDFSTGRPVCQLTLKEFITSVTFDPVSCRGVVSNSSNTLQVFRIDPECLEMTLQAELALPNDGCQIVKFRPDHRLLMAGGWDGRLRIYSWRTLRVLAILTEHKKQISDVQFSPNIVRYWDSKIFATGGADGSIALWNVYHSYTY